The genomic stretch GCAACATGACAAGTCCAGTCATCAAAGTACTATAAAGCATTACTTTCTGCAAATAAAGAGGTAAAACGAGCATCATAGCAAACATGGTCATCATAACGATGATGGATAATACAACCGCAACAGAAAACATCGGATAGATAAATACCTTCATATCCATAACAGGCGCGGTCAACTTCAACTGTCTCCACACAAAGAGAGCAAGCGATATAGCGCCGATTGCGATAATAAAAATCACATAGCTCTGAATTGATGTGCTGCCGCCTTCCCCCATACTACCAAATCCGAATACAATGCCTCCAAAACCAATCGTAGAAAGAATAACAGAGAACACATCCAGTTTCGGTCTGCTTGTACTGGTCACGTTTCGCAGCTTCATAAATCCGAAGATCAGTGTCAGGGCAACGATCGGAGCTACCAGAATAAATAACCAGCGCCACGATAAATGCTGCAGTATAAAACCGGATAATGTCGGTCCAATGGCGGGAGCAAACATAAGCACAAGTCCAATCAGTCCCATTGCCGCTCCTCTGCGCTCCATAGGAATGACAGCCAAGATAATATTCATCATCAGTGGAATCAGCACAGCGGTACCTACAGCTTGAATCACTCTTCCGAAGAGAAGAATACCGAAGCTTGAACTGATTGCAGCAAGGACTGTTCCGATGAGAAATAAGGCCATTGCGGATAGATAAAGTTGTCTCGTTGTAAACCGCTGAACTAAATACGCAGATACGGGGATCAGTATACCGATGACAAGCATGTAGCTAGTCGAAAGCCACTGTGCCAGGTGAGGCTCAATACTCAGGTCACCCATGATTTGAAATAGAGCTACATTCAGCAGTGTCTCGTTAAGAATAGCGACAAAGGCACCCGACAATAAAACAGCAAGAAGTAAACCCGTTTTCGGTGAGTCAGAACTCTTATTAACGTTGTTATCTGCCGCATCATTCAGTGAGTTTGTATTCAATTTTTCTCCTCC from Paenibacillus polygoni encodes the following:
- a CDS encoding MDR family MFS transporter codes for the protein MNTNSLNDAADNNVNKSSDSPKTGLLLAVLLSGAFVAILNETLLNVALFQIMGDLSIEPHLAQWLSTSYMLVIGILIPVSAYLVQRFTTRQLYLSAMALFLIGTVLAAISSSFGILLFGRVIQAVGTAVLIPLMMNIILAVIPMERRGAAMGLIGLVLMFAPAIGPTLSGFILQHLSWRWLFILVAPIVALTLIFGFMKLRNVTSTSRPKLDVFSVILSTIGFGGIVFGFGSMGEGGSTSIQSYVIFIIAIGAISLALFVWRQLKLTAPVMDMKVFIYPMFSVAVVLSIIVMMTMFAMMLVLPLYLQKVMLYSTLMTGLVMLPGGLLNGLMSPVMGKLFDKYGPRMLLLPGMLLMIATITCFLLLPLQSAWLVAILQTFLMISIAMIMMPAQTNGLNALPAELYPHGTAVLTTLQQTSGALGAAIFISIMQNGEKKALSGIANPGTAELNAAMTTGVMDAFKIGLILACLGLFLALFVKRVAGQTVTSAASSVHSETELVTGTATVKGK